In one Paenibacillus sp. JQZ6Y-1 genomic region, the following are encoded:
- the lpdA gene encoding dihydrolipoyl dehydrogenase yields the protein MVVGDASIDIETLVIGAGPGGYVAAIRAAQLGQKVLIVDKSELGGVCLNRGCIPSKALIAAAHQFEAAQHGEQFGITVGDVKVDFGKTQEFKNGVVKKMTGGVSGLLKGNKVEVFQGECMFINENEARLFNDHESPRYRFKNCIIATGSRPIELKAFPFGGRILSSTEALNLPEIPKSMIVIGGGYIGAELSQMYAKFGTKITIIEGLDTILPGFDKDMTSLVAKNMKKSGAEIFTNAKAESATQTDKDVTVKFSVDGKEQELTADYLLVTVGRRPNTDGELGLDLIELDMTDRGLVKIDHQGRTSIPHIFAIGDIVEGPALAHKASYEAKVVAEVISGMPSVIDYKCVPAVAFTDPECASVGLTETEAKANGYKVSAGKFPYAGNGRATSLGNTEGFVKIVADEETGVVLGSQIVGLESSNMIAEMGLAIEMGATLEDLALTIHAHPTLGEIVMEAAELVMGHPIHVIAPRKK from the coding sequence ATGGTAGTAGGAGATGCTTCTATCGATATTGAAACGTTAGTAATTGGTGCGGGACCTGGTGGCTATGTAGCCGCCATCCGCGCTGCACAACTGGGTCAAAAAGTTCTGATCGTCGACAAGTCCGAGCTTGGTGGCGTATGTTTGAACCGTGGTTGTATTCCTTCCAAAGCACTGATCGCAGCTGCTCACCAGTTTGAAGCTGCACAGCACGGCGAACAATTCGGTATCACTGTAGGCGACGTAAAAGTTGACTTCGGCAAAACCCAAGAATTCAAAAACGGCGTTGTGAAAAAAATGACTGGCGGCGTAAGCGGTCTGCTCAAAGGCAACAAAGTTGAAGTTTTCCAAGGTGAGTGCATGTTCATCAACGAAAACGAAGCGCGTCTGTTCAACGACCACGAGTCCCCGCGCTACCGTTTCAAAAACTGCATCATCGCAACAGGTTCCCGTCCAATCGAACTGAAAGCATTCCCGTTCGGTGGTCGCATCCTGTCTTCGACAGAAGCGCTGAACCTGCCTGAGATTCCAAAATCGATGATCGTTATCGGTGGTGGATACATCGGTGCCGAACTGAGCCAAATGTATGCTAAATTCGGTACGAAAATTACAATCATTGAAGGTCTGGATACTATCCTGCCAGGCTTCGATAAAGATATGACTTCGCTCGTAGCGAAAAACATGAAAAAATCCGGTGCAGAGATCTTCACAAACGCGAAAGCGGAAAGTGCAACTCAAACCGACAAAGATGTTACTGTGAAATTCTCAGTTGACGGCAAAGAGCAAGAACTGACTGCTGACTACCTGCTTGTTACCGTTGGTCGTCGTCCAAACACAGACGGCGAGCTGGGTCTGGATCTGATTGAACTAGATATGACTGATCGTGGTCTGGTGAAAATCGACCATCAAGGACGTACAAGCATCCCACACATCTTTGCAATCGGCGACATCGTTGAAGGTCCAGCACTGGCACACAAAGCTTCCTACGAAGCGAAAGTTGTAGCTGAAGTGATCTCCGGTATGCCTTCCGTGATCGATTACAAATGTGTACCTGCTGTAGCGTTTACTGATCCTGAATGCGCAAGCGTAGGTCTGACAGAGACTGAAGCAAAAGCAAATGGATACAAAGTATCCGCAGGTAAATTCCCTTATGCCGGTAACGGTCGTGCAACTTCCCTGGGTAACACTGAAGGCTTCGTGAAAATCGTTGCCGACGAAGAAACAGGCGTTGTACTGGGTAGCCAAATCGTAGGTTTGGAATCTTCGAACATGATTGCAGAAATGGGTCTGGCTATCGAAATGGGCGCTACACTGGAAGATCTGGCTCTGACAATCCATGCGCATCCAACACTGGGTGAGATCGTAATGGAAGCAGCTGAGCTGGTTATGGGTCATCCGATCCACGTTATTGCTCCACGTAAAAAGTAA
- a CDS encoding dihydrolipoamide acetyltransferase family protein: MARFVYKFPELGEGLHEGEIIKMHIKPGDKVTDDSIIMEVQNDKAVVEVPCPVEGTVLEVLTKDGQVCHVGETVAIIDATGDIPDQDEEEPAEQSAPEQKSGQEIDAAQGSADTSTSPAASSPADAKDGQATNASAPAAPNKDVLATPSVRKFAREQGVDLGQVSGTGSNGKITREDVESFKQGGGQVASSATSEVAAEEKAAAPVASAAAPSSAPAASAAGDEERVPFKGIRKVIANAMVKSAYTAPHVTIMDEVDVTELVAFRTRMKPLAEKRGTKVTYLPFIVKALVSAARQFPALNASIDEKTEEIVYKKHYDIGIATDTPNGLIVPVVKDADRKSIFMIADTINDLAVRGRDGKLAANEMRGSTISISNIGSAGGMFFTPIINFPEVAILGTGRISEKAVIKNGEVVAAPVMALSLSFDHRIIDGATAQHFMNHIKSLLGNPELLTMEV; this comes from the coding sequence GTGGCAAGATTCGTATATAAATTTCCAGAGCTTGGTGAAGGACTGCACGAAGGCGAAATCATCAAGATGCATATTAAACCAGGTGACAAAGTAACAGACGACAGCATCATCATGGAAGTACAAAATGATAAAGCGGTTGTTGAAGTTCCTTGTCCCGTTGAAGGTACAGTACTCGAAGTACTGACAAAAGATGGTCAAGTTTGCCACGTTGGCGAAACAGTAGCGATCATCGATGCAACAGGCGATATCCCTGATCAAGACGAAGAAGAACCAGCTGAGCAATCTGCACCAGAACAGAAGAGCGGTCAAGAAATCGACGCAGCTCAAGGTAGCGCTGATACTAGCACTTCTCCAGCGGCTTCCAGCCCAGCTGATGCGAAAGACGGTCAAGCAACAAATGCTTCCGCTCCAGCAGCACCAAACAAAGATGTACTGGCTACACCAAGCGTTCGCAAATTTGCGCGTGAGCAAGGCGTTGATCTGGGTCAAGTAAGTGGCACAGGCAGCAACGGCAAAATCACTCGCGAAGATGTGGAATCGTTCAAACAAGGTGGCGGTCAAGTAGCTTCTAGCGCAACTTCCGAAGTTGCAGCAGAAGAAAAAGCAGCAGCACCAGTAGCTTCTGCAGCAGCACCTTCTTCCGCACCAGCAGCATCCGCAGCTGGCGACGAAGAGCGCGTACCATTCAAAGGTATCCGCAAAGTTATCGCTAACGCTATGGTGAAATCCGCGTACACAGCTCCACACGTAACGATCATGGACGAAGTTGACGTTACTGAACTGGTTGCTTTCCGTACACGCATGAAACCACTGGCTGAAAAACGCGGTACAAAAGTCACTTACCTGCCATTCATCGTAAAAGCACTCGTGTCCGCGGCTCGTCAATTCCCAGCACTGAACGCTTCCATCGACGAAAAAACAGAAGAAATTGTATACAAAAAACACTACGACATCGGTATTGCAACAGATACGCCTAACGGTCTGATCGTACCAGTTGTTAAAGACGCTGACCGTAAGAGCATCTTCATGATCGCTGATACAATCAACGATCTGGCTGTTCGTGGACGTGACGGTAAACTGGCTGCTAACGAAATGAGAGGCAGTACGATCTCGATCTCCAACATCGGTTCCGCAGGCGGTATGTTCTTTACTCCAATCATCAACTTCCCTGAAGTTGCGATTCTGGGTACAGGCCGCATCAGCGAAAAAGCAGTAATCAAAAACGGCGAAGTGGTAGCAGCACCAGTAATGGCACTGTCCCTGAGCTTTGACCATCGTATTATTGACGGCGCAACTGCACAACACTTTATGAACCATATCAAATCACTGCTTGGTAACCCTGAGCTGTTAACTATGGAGGTGTAA
- the thyA gene encoding thymidylate synthase, producing the protein MKAYLELLQDILDNGVEKGDRTGTGTISVFGRQMRINLQEGFPLLTTKRMHTRSIIHELLWFLSGDTNINYLRENGVTIWDEWADEDGNLGRVYGSQWRDWRGPGGEQVDQITSVINQIKTNPDSRRHIVNAWNAAEVDHMALPPCHYAFQFYVADGKLSCMFQMRSVDTFLGLPFNLASYALLTHMVAQQCDLQVGDLVWTGGDVHIYNNHLEQVKLQLTREPHALPTLNIQRKPESIFDYTFEDFQFENYEYHPTIKAPIAI; encoded by the coding sequence ATGAAAGCATATTTGGAACTGCTACAGGATATTTTGGATAACGGAGTGGAAAAAGGAGATCGTACTGGCACAGGGACCATTTCTGTATTCGGTCGTCAGATGCGAATCAACTTGCAGGAGGGCTTTCCACTACTGACCACGAAGCGTATGCATACACGCTCCATCATTCACGAATTGCTGTGGTTTCTCAGTGGTGATACGAACATCAACTACCTGCGTGAAAACGGCGTAACGATCTGGGATGAATGGGCAGACGAGGATGGCAATCTGGGTCGTGTCTACGGTTCTCAATGGCGCGACTGGCGTGGTCCAGGCGGTGAGCAAGTCGATCAGATTACATCTGTAATCAATCAAATCAAAACCAACCCAGATTCCCGTCGTCATATCGTCAACGCTTGGAATGCTGCTGAAGTTGATCATATGGCACTGCCACCGTGTCATTATGCTTTCCAATTTTACGTGGCCGATGGTAAGCTATCCTGTATGTTCCAGATGCGTTCCGTCGATACATTCCTAGGTCTGCCATTCAATCTGGCTTCCTATGCACTGCTGACCCATATGGTCGCTCAACAATGCGACCTACAAGTCGGGGATCTCGTCTGGACCGGCGGTGATGTACACATTTACAATAACCATCTGGAGCAAGTCAAACTGCAATTGACGCGCGAGCCTCATGCACTGCCGACTTTAAACATCCAGCGCAAACCAGAATCCATCTTCGACTACACATTCGAAGACTTCCAATTCGAAAATTACGAATACCATCCAACCATCAAAGCACCAATCGCAATCTGA
- a CDS encoding alpha/beta hydrolase, with amino-acid sequence MTDSRYLKRTILKEEIQSRHLGESRTLRIYLPPGYNELLSYPVVYCQDGEEFFNFGRIATYANQLILDDNIEPFIVVGVEVNTKIRTQEYAPFGSRFDAYTTCFAEEIIPYIEGKYPVRASADERILAGDSLGGSVSMHLALRYPQLFQRIISLSGAYYEQSQQLIAAESNLSALDVYMIVGLQETDFESDTGIYDFVQLNRDTRDLLLERGATVRYAEKDGKHLWGFWQKELPDALKYFLKEV; translated from the coding sequence ATGACAGATTCCCGTTACCTCAAACGTACGATTCTAAAAGAAGAAATTCAAAGTCGCCATCTAGGCGAATCGCGTACCCTGCGCATTTACCTGCCACCCGGCTATAATGAACTGCTCAGTTATCCGGTCGTGTATTGCCAAGATGGCGAGGAGTTCTTCAACTTCGGACGGATTGCCACTTACGCCAATCAGTTGATTCTTGATGATAATATCGAACCATTTATTGTAGTAGGCGTTGAAGTAAACACGAAAATCCGTACTCAAGAATATGCACCATTCGGTAGCCGCTTTGATGCCTACACCACTTGCTTTGCCGAGGAGATCATTCCTTATATTGAAGGAAAGTATCCAGTGCGCGCATCGGCTGATGAGCGCATTCTCGCTGGCGACTCGCTTGGCGGCAGTGTATCCATGCATCTTGCCCTTCGCTATCCACAGCTGTTCCAACGCATTATCAGCCTGTCTGGTGCTTATTACGAGCAAAGCCAACAGTTGATTGCTGCTGAAAGCAACCTATCCGCTCTCGACGTATACATGATCGTCGGTTTGCAGGAAACGGATTTTGAAAGTGATACAGGTATATACGACTTTGTACAGCTCAATCGTGATACACGTGATTTGCTGCTAGAGCGCGGTGCCACCGTACGCTACGCCGAAAAAGATGGCAAGCATTTGTGGGGCTTCTGGCAAAAAGAATTACCGGATGCGCTCAAATATTTCCTCAAGGAAGTGTAA
- a CDS encoding alpha-ketoacid dehydrogenase subunit beta, with protein MAQMNMKEAIRDAIRVEMKNDPNVLIFGEDVGKVGGVFRATEGLQDEFGEERVFDTPLAESAIGGLAFGLGIQGFRPIAEIQFVGFIFEALDQMAVQAARLRYRSGGRYNAPIVFRTPFGGGVKAAELHTDDLSGLLAQTPGIKVVIPSNPYDAKGLMIAAIRENDPVFFMEHLNLYHAFRADVPEEAYTVEIGKANVVREGSDVTLIGYGMTVHTATKAADQLAEQGINAEIIDLRTLSPIDIDTIIASVQKTNRAIVVQEAQKSAGVAAEVIAQINEKAILHLEAPVLRVCPPDTIYPFAQVEDAWLPTPQRIIDAVNKVMNF; from the coding sequence ATGGCACAAATGAATATGAAAGAAGCGATTCGTGACGCGATTCGCGTTGAGATGAAAAACGATCCTAACGTGCTCATCTTTGGTGAGGACGTTGGTAAAGTCGGCGGTGTATTCCGTGCGACAGAAGGTCTGCAAGACGAGTTTGGCGAGGAGCGCGTATTCGATACGCCGCTGGCTGAGTCCGCGATCGGCGGTCTGGCGTTCGGTCTGGGTATCCAAGGCTTCCGTCCAATCGCTGAAATCCAGTTCGTAGGTTTTATCTTTGAAGCTCTTGACCAAATGGCAGTACAAGCAGCACGTCTGCGTTACCGCTCCGGTGGTCGCTACAATGCACCAATCGTGTTCCGTACACCTTTCGGCGGCGGTGTAAAAGCGGCTGAGCTGCACACTGACGATCTGTCCGGTCTGCTGGCACAAACTCCGGGTATTAAAGTGGTTATCCCTTCGAACCCTTACGATGCAAAAGGTCTGATGATCGCGGCAATTCGCGAAAACGACCCTGTATTCTTCATGGAGCACTTGAACCTGTACCATGCATTCCGTGCTGATGTACCTGAAGAAGCTTACACTGTCGAAATCGGCAAAGCGAATGTTGTACGTGAAGGTTCCGACGTAACTCTGATCGGTTACGGTATGACGGTTCACACAGCAACCAAAGCTGCTGATCAACTGGCAGAACAAGGCATTAATGCTGAAATTATCGATCTGCGCACACTGAGCCCAATCGATATCGACACTATTATTGCTTCCGTACAAAAAACAAACCGCGCGATTGTAGTGCAAGAAGCTCAAAAGAGCGCTGGCGTAGCAGCAGAAGTTATCGCACAAATCAACGAAAAAGCAATCCTGCATCTGGAAGCTCCAGTACTGCGTGTTTGCCCGCCGGATACAATCTATCCGTTTGCACAAGTTGAGGATGCTTGGTTGCCTACACCACAACGCATTATCGACGCTGTAAATAAAGTAATGAACTTCTAA
- the rpmG gene encoding 50S ribosomal protein L33, with product MRVIVTLACTETGDRNYTTTKNKRNHPERLELKKYCPRLKKYTLHRETR from the coding sequence ATGCGCGTTATCGTAACTTTGGCATGCACAGAGACTGGCGATCGTAACTACACAACAACCAAGAACAAACGGAACCATCCGGAGCGTCTTGAGCTGAAAAAATATTGCCCACGTCTGAAAAAATACACGCTTCACCGCGAAACTCGTTAA
- a CDS encoding thiamine diphosphokinase, producing the protein MAATRALIFSGGLLHPDFLKEIREDDFVIGADRGALFLVEHGIRPHLAIGDFDSLQDPHIQLEQIREHSDEVIVFDPIDKNWSDTEAAFEAAMQRHISNMVIFGALGTRFDHTMANIQLLVRALQHQVHCVIQDMNNYISLTSTSSIVHKLEYPYVSLLPITSEVTGIYLEGFQYPLENATLRMGQSLGISNHLAAEQGKVTIEGGLLMIIQSRD; encoded by the coding sequence ATGGCTGCAACACGCGCTCTTATTTTCTCAGGCGGTCTGTTACACCCTGATTTTTTGAAGGAAATCCGTGAAGATGATTTTGTGATCGGAGCTGATCGGGGAGCCTTATTTCTTGTAGAACACGGGATTCGACCGCATCTAGCGATTGGTGATTTTGATTCTTTGCAAGATCCGCATATTCAGCTGGAGCAAATTCGTGAACATTCCGACGAGGTGATCGTATTCGATCCCATCGACAAAAACTGGTCGGATACCGAAGCCGCGTTCGAAGCCGCCATGCAGCGTCATATTTCAAATATGGTGATCTTTGGCGCACTTGGTACACGTTTTGACCATACGATGGCTAACATACAGTTATTGGTACGGGCTTTGCAGCATCAGGTGCATTGCGTGATTCAGGATATGAACAACTACATATCGTTGACGTCCACCTCCTCCATCGTGCACAAGCTGGAATACCCGTATGTATCGCTGCTACCGATTACTTCTGAGGTAACGGGTATTTATCTAGAAGGATTTCAGTATCCGTTGGAAAATGCTACGCTACGCATGGGACAATCGCTGGGGATCAGCAATCATCTGGCAGCCGAGCAAGGTAAGGTGACCATCGAAGGTGGTCTGTTGATGATCATTCAAAGCCGAGATTAA
- the pdhA gene encoding pyruvate dehydrogenase (acetyl-transferring) E1 component subunit alpha, which yields MSKVPYEVYTEEVEALSVLSPEGKIVNPDKVPDLTDDQLKEIMYRMVFTRTWDDRAVNLGRQGRLGFYAPVSGQEATMVGSVYALDKEDFVCPGYRDMPQLVWHGLPLHQAFLYSRGHQEGGRIPEGVNVLMPQIIIGAQIVHAMGIAMGYKLKKQKQVVIAYTGDGGSSEGDFYEGLNFAGAYKLPAIFFVQNNGYAITTPFAKQTAALSIAHKAVAAGIKGVKIDGMDVFAVITAVREAAERARNGEGATLIEAVTYRFRPHSMSDDTSKYRTKDEEGIWSEKDPIARLAKYLGEKGLWSDEDTERVREEAKAKVNEEIKKAEKTEKMTVAGLIDSMFETTPHDLEEQKADFQ from the coding sequence ATGAGCAAGGTTCCTTATGAAGTTTACACGGAAGAAGTGGAAGCACTTTCCGTTCTCTCCCCAGAAGGTAAAATTGTCAATCCTGACAAAGTACCTGATCTGACTGATGATCAATTGAAAGAAATTATGTACCGTATGGTATTTACACGTACTTGGGATGATCGTGCCGTTAACCTCGGCCGCCAAGGTCGTCTTGGTTTCTATGCACCGGTTTCCGGTCAAGAAGCAACAATGGTTGGTAGCGTATATGCGCTAGATAAAGAAGATTTCGTATGTCCGGGTTACCGCGATATGCCACAGCTGGTATGGCACGGTCTGCCGCTGCATCAAGCATTCCTGTACTCCCGTGGTCACCAAGAAGGTGGACGCATTCCAGAAGGCGTTAACGTTCTGATGCCACAAATCATCATCGGTGCACAAATCGTGCATGCGATGGGTATCGCAATGGGCTACAAACTGAAAAAACAAAAACAAGTCGTTATCGCCTACACAGGTGACGGCGGTTCTTCCGAAGGTGACTTCTACGAAGGTCTGAACTTTGCTGGTGCATACAAACTGCCTGCGATCTTCTTCGTACAAAACAATGGCTATGCCATCACAACTCCATTTGCAAAACAAACCGCTGCACTGTCGATCGCTCACAAAGCGGTTGCTGCTGGTATCAAAGGTGTAAAAATCGACGGTATGGACGTATTCGCAGTAATCACGGCTGTTCGTGAAGCTGCTGAACGCGCACGTAACGGCGAAGGCGCTACTCTGATCGAAGCTGTCACTTATCGTTTCCGTCCACACTCCATGTCCGATGATACGAGCAAATATCGTACAAAAGACGAGGAAGGTATCTGGAGCGAAAAAGATCCTATCGCTCGCCTTGCGAAATATCTGGGTGAAAAAGGTCTGTGGTCTGATGAAGATACAGAGCGCGTAAGAGAAGAAGCAAAAGCAAAAGTAAATGAAGAGATCAAAAAAGCCGAGAAAACAGAGAAAATGACTGTTGCTGGCCTGATCGATAGCATGTTCGAAACAACACCTCACGATCTGGAAGAGCAAAAAGCTGATTTCCAATAA
- a CDS encoding MoeB/ThiF family adenylyltransferase: MSRDDKRNMQQSAASLDQQDERQQAESDLPQHIAKDNPQAASDLSERIVEDKQEVAHDLLEHTVEDEQQKAAAALYQAESDEQRQQEQEQDIEPPVSSPVADTHQRYSRQELFTPLGREGQQQLLQSTVLIIGAGALGSSSAETLVRAGVGRVIIADRDYVEWSNLQRQQLFTEQDAAHRVPKAIAARDRLRQINSTVQIEAHIADVTADEIEEWVDGVDLIMDATDNFETRLLINDISQKHRIPWIYGGCVGSYGITFTIVPGVTPCLQCLMESAPLGGDTCDTSGIIPPAVQMVVAHQTTEALKLLSGHSEQLRGTLLSFDLWRNEQVSIKMNSARRTGCPSCGEHPTYPHLSHEGQSKSEVLCGRDTVQIRPAQRQQLDLPQTARRLRGQSEHDVTVNPFLLSMTLHEGRRMVVFQDGRVMVHGTKDIAEARTIYHRYFG; the protein is encoded by the coding sequence TTGAGTCGAGACGATAAACGAAATATGCAGCAGTCTGCTGCTTCATTGGATCAACAGGATGAGCGTCAACAAGCTGAATCCGATCTACCACAGCATATAGCGAAGGACAATCCGCAAGCTGCATCGGATCTATCGGAGCGCATAGTGGAAGACAAGCAGGAAGTTGCTCACGATCTACTGGAGCATACAGTAGAGGACGAGCAGCAAAAGGCTGCCGCAGCCCTCTATCAGGCAGAATCCGATGAACAAAGACAACAGGAACAAGAACAGGATATCGAGCCGCCAGTATCCTCACCTGTGGCTGATACACATCAACGTTACTCACGGCAGGAGTTGTTTACACCACTTGGACGGGAAGGTCAGCAGCAATTGCTGCAATCAACCGTGCTCATTATTGGTGCTGGCGCACTGGGTTCCAGCTCTGCCGAGACATTGGTACGTGCGGGTGTAGGACGCGTGATCATTGCTGACCGCGATTATGTGGAGTGGAGCAATTTGCAGCGTCAGCAGCTATTTACCGAGCAGGATGCTGCACATCGTGTCCCTAAAGCGATTGCGGCTCGTGATCGTCTTCGACAGATCAACTCCACGGTACAGATTGAAGCACATATCGCTGATGTGACAGCGGATGAGATCGAGGAATGGGTGGACGGCGTTGATCTGATTATGGATGCGACCGACAATTTTGAGACTCGTCTGCTGATCAATGACATTTCGCAAAAGCACCGTATTCCGTGGATTTATGGCGGTTGTGTGGGAAGTTACGGAATTACCTTTACCATTGTTCCTGGTGTAACGCCGTGTCTACAATGCTTGATGGAATCGGCACCGCTTGGCGGGGATACTTGTGATACGTCGGGTATTATTCCACCAGCTGTGCAAATGGTTGTTGCCCATCAAACCACCGAAGCGTTAAAGCTGCTCAGTGGGCATAGCGAGCAGTTGCGGGGAACACTATTGTCATTTGATTTGTGGCGCAATGAGCAGGTTTCGATCAAAATGAATAGTGCTCGTCGTACCGGCTGTCCATCATGTGGAGAGCATCCGACCTATCCGCATTTAAGTCATGAAGGACAGAGTAAAAGTGAAGTGTTATGCGGACGCGATACGGTACAGATTCGTCCCGCACAGCGACAACAGCTTGATCTCCCACAGACGGCTCGTCGCTTGAGAGGGCAGTCAGAGCATGACGTGACCGTAAATCCATTTCTGTTGTCGATGACACTGCATGAGGGGAGACGAATGGTCGTCTTTCAGGATGGTAGGGTGATGGTGCATGGTACAAAAGATATTGCCGAAGCACGAACGATATATCACCGTTATTTTGGTTAA